The DNA window TATCTCCTTGGTCCATAGTGCGGATGTCGTAGCAGCACTTGTGACCGCTCACTCCGGCTAATAATAGCCTGAGAAAACTAAGCCCCATGTGGACCCACCCACTTGATGCTGCTGCCTATAGTAATCTATTTGGCCATGGTGACGAGAACCAGGCAAAAACTTTATAAAACTAGCGCCGATTGCCGACTAAATCAatcaaatgtaaaaaaaaaaggatgaattTTGATCTAGTTAAATCAGTTATCAGTTCATCCTGCCCATAGTTAGGAGTGACGACAAGCATGTGCCAGGGATAATACAGCAACATAAAGTATTGAGACAGGAAAGAAAGGCCATGTTAGTATGTTACTGCTACCTCAATCATGCAGAGTACGTTCATAAACATGTGATGCGAGATCACTAAAAAAACATCAAGAAATCCGTCCTGTGTCAAGCACTGCTCTGCTGGTTCCCCTCCCTTGCACAACTCTTTTTTGTCAGTGGAGTATTTTTACTTGTGAAGCACATGCATCCACTCTCGTTTTTCTTCCCCTGAATTCTCATTGCCATGTCGTTCGTATCAACTGCCCAGCACGCAACCATGCATCGACGTGCCATCGAATAGTTCTTTAGTTTATGAGTTCTTTGTTACGGCACTCCAGTCGATCGGTCAAATAGTTCTTTGGATAACCATATTGAATAGTTTTGCACTCTTTGGATAACCGTATTGAATTATAGAAGTAGACGGGTTCAGATTGATGCCCACCATGGAATGGACATGGTCAGTTTCTGAGTTTGTTTGCTTCACAActctgattaaaaaaaaactctgaagCCGTGGGTCAAACTTTAAACTCTCTAATTTGAGCTCGGAGTGCCACATACTTAATTGGAATTCTGCAGCTATTATGTAACCCTAAACTGTAACTTCAGATTGAAGGATTCCTGAATCTATATTTTCCAATAGCGCTTTTTCCAATAATTGAAGTCATGGTCCAATAATGTGAACTCAGCTGATTCCTGTATCATGGCCAAGATAGAGCCAACAAAGAATAAGAGAAAAAAGATATCTTCCTATCTTGAAAGGAAATTCCAATTAGTTAAACAGTCAACGATCTCCTTGTTGCTTTCATTTATTATGTGCTGAGGCTTACAATTTCACTGATATTTCTTCTGCCCTTTTGTTGACGTTGATGGAAtcattacaaaaaaaaaaaaaaagagaggtgaCGTTGATGAACTGCTGTCTCTGTTCCTGTGGCCATTAATTCGGCCTATAATCTAGCAATTCATTTCGGAAAGTACAGCCCAACAGTGAACAGATAGAAGTATCAGATACGTGGGCCAAATTCACATGTTCGGTCGATATAGTCCCAGCCCAGCCAGTATAATAAACTAACAAAGGACTGACGAAACGAGATGTTCAACAAAACACGAGCTAAACAAAATATCCACCGATCAAGCCAATCGGGATCTTTACCTAATTTACTAACATATATAACTAACTCTCACAAACTGATAGTAAAAAATTAACCCTAAACCAAAACACTCTAAACCTAATTAACGCCCATCTCAATTTCTAGTTGATTCCAAGGAATTTCTTGATTGGACCTTCCAGCTGCTGCATGACGGCCTTCCATCCAGCCTCCGTGGGGTGCACATCGTCCCAGTAGAAGTACTTCTCCGGATCGTTGCACACGCTGAACAGGTCCTTGCCATCGTGTCCCTTCTGCCCGCAGAAGCCGTTCGGGTCCAAGCTCTCGCAGCACGGCTGCATCTTGTGCTCGAACTGGCTCGACACCTTGTGCTTCGAACCTACATATCAAATTCGTCAATGGACACATGTACGTTGTAAACAGAAAAATGAAAGTTCATCAAGAAATTAAAACGAATCAACAATGCGTAGTAATTATATATTACCTTGGTCGGGATTGACGATGTTGGAGAAGGCAGTGTTGAGGTCGACATGGTGGACGTAGTCGAGGTGCGAGAGCTTCTGTTGGAGGTTGCTGCCGTGGAGGTAGGCGCCCATGTTGCCGGTGGAGCTGCAGCCGGAGTAGTTGCCCGGCCTGGTTACCCACGGCGTGCAGCCGACGGGGTGCAGGTTGTTCACCAGGATCTTCCTCGCCCCGTTGTTCTTCAGCCTGTGCACCTGCTTCGCGATCTCGCTCGTCACCTCATCGACAAACTTGATCATCTGCAAACACAAAGAACATGCAATATCGATCGATCAGAAAGACTGTTAACTAGGACGTACTCCAGTAGCTAATGTGTGTGAAGGCTGATTTAGATGACTATTTAGGTAGCATGCACGAAACGAGAATCATTTTCCCCGATCTGTGTACTGACCTTGCTAGTGTCGTTGACGTTGGCGAGGCGGGCGTAGTCGttgccggagacggcgacgagggCGATGGAGTTACGGAGGTTCCGGCGGGTGATGGTGCCGTCCTGCACCAGGTCCCTGAAGTGGTCGACCTGCTTGTCGAGCGTCGGCGCGCCGCTCGGCAGCTTGAACAcgccggagccgccggcggcgaagttCATGCCGTGCGGGTGCACGTAGTTGTCCACCCTCCTGTACGTCGGAGGCGCCTCATGACGCCCCAGCATCCGTGCTGCAAAATGTACAGCCAAATTATTAAGTACgcagtaacattttcaatctgAGATTGAATCTGAAAATGGATGCTGTTGAAAATTTCCTTCAAGATCGATTATTCAATCTGAAAATGGATAATTAGGTTAtagttagttagttaattaCCGATGAGATCGGACTGGACCATGGCGTTGGAGAAGCGGCCGGTTGGGCGGTTGTTGCCACGGTCACGGCCGTAGGGGTAGTACCATTCGCGCGACTGCTCGCTCAGTCGGCGCTTGGGGAGATTGCCGGTGTCGGCGAACGAATCGCCGAACACGAACAGCGTGTAGAACCCGTTGTCGGAGTCGCCGAAAGCGGCAGGATCGGGACGCGCCTCCACATGAACAGCTGTTATATATACGCACACGCATTATCGATCTCATTAATTCGTCAGAAATGAATATTTGATTTGATCAATTAATATTAAATTGATAATTGAACACATAGTCAAGAACAAGAATGAAGGCGCTGCAGATGGCACGTACCATGCAGAACGAAGAGGATGAAGCAGGTGACGGGAAGTAGCAAGGAGAgcttcgccgccatggccggcaaCAACTGAAAGCTCCTCGGTTGACGGTGGAAGGTGTAACTCGTTGAATTGCTTGTGGCTTTGCATGCATGGGTGTTTACCACCCTATTTATAGACACGACGAGGCTGCAAATCTGTTCCGAATCTACTATTCTCAAGGTGGTTTTGCGAGGTGATTGGAtcacgcggcgccggcgcccttAACTTCCGAGTAACAGTTGGGATTAGGAAGTACTCCAACGGCTAACGACGTGCAGCGAGCAGCTGTGATTTTCCAATGTGATCGCGTACTCCTATCTACCAGGGCCGGCCGAAATGCTCCCACACGACCAGCCCAATCATGTGGGCCGAATCACGCCGGCCGCTCAGCTCCTACGCTTATCCATGTGATAAAGCAGTTCAATCTTATCTTCCTGCTTATACATTATAAGAAAATCTAATTGTCAGGAGTTttacactaaactaaactttaTATACTTTTTATCTCTATATATGCCAATAAAAATACGAGACTACCCATTGATATTTCAATAGATTTGAAGCTTCAAATTTTACAGAATTTTCAACCAATACATATAGCCATTTTTGaatgaaataaaagaaaagggacAAACATATAGAAAATCATAAATCTTGAGAAAGAAGCTGttgtaaaatatgtttttttaatgtaagAGTGTAGTTGCTCTGTAATAAGTGTAAATACTCTATAACCTAATAACCAAATATAAGTACTTTGTAACTAAATGTAATTGCAACTTTGCAAGTTGAATTCATAGGAACACAAATCTTGATACAAGATCGTACGGGTGAAAAGTCAGAGTATAAGAACTCAAAATTCTATCGCAAGTGAAATAGCAAAACCTCAAATATCATACCCTGTactagttttgtaagttgggggattaTCCAGTTTTACGGTTGAAAAGCACGATTTTGTATCTCGTGACATGATGAGAGGAACCTCAGGTATACCTTTTCCATCTGACTGATTACTGTAGTCTTCTGTAATTCTGTTCGCAGTTACAaaactttttttcaaacaa is part of the Oryza glaberrima chromosome 4, OglaRS2, whole genome shotgun sequence genome and encodes:
- the LOC127769813 gene encoding GDSL esterase/lipase At5g03610-like; translation: MAAKLSLLLPVTCFILFVLHAVHVEARPDPAAFGDSDNGFYTLFVFGDSFADTGNLPKRRLSEQSREWYYPYGRDRGNNRPTGRFSNAMVQSDLIARMLGRHEAPPTYRRVDNYVHPHGMNFAAGGSGVFKLPSGAPTLDKQVDHFRDLVQDGTITRRNLRNSIALVAVSGNDYARLANVNDTSKMIKFVDEVTSEIAKQVHRLKNNGARKILVNNLHPVGCTPWVTRPGNYSGCSSTGNMGAYLHGSNLQQKLSHLDYVHHVDLNTAFSNIVNPDQGSKHKVSSQFEHKMQPCCESLDPNGFCGQKGHDGKDLFSVCNDPEKYFYWDDVHPTEAGWKAVMQQLEGPIKKFLGIN